CACATCACCACTTTTTCTCTAACATCCCGCCCTCACGTAGTATCGTGTCGTCTTACACGAGCAACGTGACCTAACCCAATCAACGGGACCACTTGTGTACACACACTTAATCACACCTGCCCTCACTTTGAAGTCCCGACATCGGACACAACGGGTGTCTGCTCGAGACGCACGCTATGCTTACACTCGAGCCAACAGGTCGTATAGATGACCACATGCACCTTACACCGCACAAAGGGCAGCCTTACACGCCCAGGATTATAATCCCTTTGATACcagttggataaatttttaaataaaaatggactTAAATCAGACTCGAGCCCATatgcaacccaaaagtttaAATCTATGGATTACTGGGCCTTtgtcttttataaacttttccatttttttcttttcaaccgaTGTGAGACATTGTGTTCTCTCGCATCACTACTTTTTCTCCAACAGTTATCAATGTGACAGCTACCAAGTAAACCTGCACGTTGGATGTGCAGCTGCAACTCTCCCTCCTCCTGAAGCAGAGCACAAGGACGAGCAAGAGGACGAGGAGAAGATAATTCAACACTTTGCTCACGACCATCCTCTTGCATCCTTCCACGTGAACGCACCAAATTGTATCCGTTGCAAGGCATGCAAATGGGGGATCTCTGGTCGCGTTTATGGTTGCCGTGCCTGCATATTCGTTCTGCACGAATCATGCGCTCTGGCACCCCGAGAGATAATGAATCATCCATTCCATCCACAGCACCAGCTTGTTAGCGGGGATCTCAAGGTTTTGGTTAGATGCAAAATCTGCAAGAGTGGCTGTTACTTTGCATACAGCTGCAATGAATGTGGTTTCATTCTCGATGACAAATGTGCTGTTTCCATTGTGCATCCTCCTCCTCGTGATCATGATCAGAGTCGTGGCACAGACGATAGGCGAGATCAGATCCATCATTTTTCCCACCCCCACCAACTGACATCTTTTCATGCCAAAAGGGAGCTTCAAGCCAGCTGCAACATCTGCTGGAAGAAGATATCGGGTGATTTTTACTGTTGCCCTGGCTGCCGTTTTCTGCTCCACCAATCGTGCGCCGAATTGGCCCAAGAGATTGTGCACCCTCTTCATCCGGACCGCACTCTCATTTACCATCCAGGTCTTCGTGAATCTCGTTATTGCTCTTTCTGCTCTGGTTGTGTCCATATTGGATTCAACTGCGAAGAGTGTCTCTTTGGCCTGCATGTGGGATGTGCTCTCCGAACTCTCTCTGCCACGAAAGAGGAATTAACTCTTAACAGTGAGCTTCTCCATAAACACCCCATGACGCTTGAGTTTCTAACTGAGGGACATCGTCATGACCCAGGCGGTATTGTCTGCTGCGAGTGCCCTGCTGAAGGTCTAGTTTACGTCTGTACTGATAATTATTGCCACATGATGATCCATAAAACATGTGCCGGGCTACCACGTGAATCAGAACACCCTATTCACCCAGGGcatcctctccttctttcttCTGAGCCACTAGACAAATCCAATCCTTGCTTTGCATGTCTGGAAAGCTCTCGGAAATTCACCTATTACTGTGATTATTGTAAGATCCAGTTCCATGCGCATTGTGCTATGAGGAGGCTGACTCTAAAACATCCGCGTCACGAGCACAGCCTATCCTATTTCGAAAGGATAGGCCACGAACTCTACAGGGCACAATGCAATGTGTGTTACGATGACTGCAGGATTGACTTCTATCGCTGTGTTCCGTGCAACATGAATTCACTTTTATCATTATGAGGAGCAATACTGCGATGTGTGTGAGACACTCAGGCACCCAGAACATGGTGTTTATTATTGCGAGGCGTGTAATTATGATGCTCATATCGACTGCGTCATCCCCAAGGTAAGTCCCACATCCCAAAATTCCATCACATTCTCATTCTTCGAAGCATTAAGTAGCTAGCCACGACTCTCTCTAGCTCATCCCGATCTTAGTTTCTGTCCCGGCCAGGAAAGGAACAATGATTGGAAAAAcctgaagaaggaaaaagaagccATTCCTAGTCCTAGACCTTTGTTtggaaattaagaaaattgttTCACAAATTTATAGTATATTGCCTAAGAactatatttctttttcgaaTTAATAATATGAGGTGTCTAAATATAAATCATTGCCAGCTCCAGGTAGATCCCGAGAAAAGTAGACAAATGGAAGACTTTACGCTCAAGCAACTGGATGGACAAATTTCCCGTCAAGAAGGAGAAATAGAGGCACTCAACAAAAAATTGGAAAGTTAAATGAAAATTCTGGaggaatttaagaaaaaaaagacaagAGATATCAAGCTCTCGGGTGCAACAGGAAGCAGAGTCGGACCGGGGATGATCATGGAGTCTCGTAATGCATTCATTGGTCAAAgtagattttattttcactATGTACGTCTGTTAGCGAATCTTATTCTGTGCTTGTTATTCTGATTATGACATGAAATTACTTCTTGTGGacataa
The sequence above is drawn from the Punica granatum isolate Tunisia-2019 chromosome 5, ASM765513v2, whole genome shotgun sequence genome and encodes:
- the LOC116208265 gene encoding uncharacterized protein LOC116208265, translating into MDLNQTRAHMQPKSLNLWITGPLSFINFSIFFFSTDVRHCVLSHHYFFSNSYQCDSYQVNLHVGCAAATLPPPEAEHKDEQEDEEKIIQHFAHDHPLASFHVNAPNCIRCKACKWGISGRVYGCRACIFVLHESCALAPREIMNHPFHPQHQLVSGDLKVLVRCKICKSGCYFAYSCNECGFILDDKCAVSIVHPPPRDHDQSRGTDDRRDQIHHFSHPHQLTSFHAKRELQASCNICWKKISGDFYCCPGCRFLLHQSCAELAQEIVHPLHPDRTLIYHPGLRESRYCSFCSGCVHIGFNCEECLFGLHVGCALRTLSATKEELTLNSELLHKHPMTLEFLTEGHRHDPGGIVCCECPAEGLVYVCTDNYCHMMIHKTCAGLPRESEHPIHPGHPLLLSSEPLDKSNPCFACLESSRKFTYYCDYCKIQFHAHCAMRRLTLKHPRHEHSLSYFERIGHELYRAQCNVCYDDCRIDFYRCVPCNMNSLLSL